The sequence CAAAGGCTGTTTGTAGTCGGGCGGAGTCGGTGCCGCACCAACTCTCGGCGAGGTTGATATGGGTTCCCTCTACGATCGTGCCGCAGGTGTAGAAACCGCCGGGAAATTCTTCTAAATGGTAACGATCGATCTCACGGTGGGGCTTGGCTGGGCCGAAATGATGCGGATGGGGGTGGTGGCAAAACTCGACGCGACCCCCGAGGTTGTATTCCCACTCTGCGCGATGTCCATCGGAGGGCGGGAGGCAGAGTCCTTGGCCGAGTTCGAAGGCTCGCCAAGAAAATGAGGCAAATCGGGTAGGGCTTCGATGGATTGCGGCGCCGTGTTCGGGCTCGATCCAGCTCCCGGCGACCGACTGCTCGAAGTTCTTGGAACCGGGAGCTTCTGGAAACTTCGTCGAGTCGAGGTGGGTGGCGAGCATGGCCAGGGCGCTGGCGCGATCGCTTTCGAGACGGGTGTAGTAGAGAGGGCTCTGTTTTCTCAGGTCAGCTAGCCTTCGGGAGTAGAAAGCGCCGTCGGCATTGTAGCGGGTTTCTTTCTCGATGAATGCGAGCTGATGGTTCACCAAATCGAGGCCGAAGGGCTCTCCGAGCTGGTCTGCGGCGTAGAGAAGGGAAGGAAGCAGGTATTCCTGGCAGTAGCCGTAGCGAACGCGAGTGTCTCCGCCGATGCGAGCGAGGCGTCCATTGGAAAAGATCATCTTCCGCAGGACTTGCCAGAGGTCCCGCTGGTGATGGTGCAAACTCTCGGGAGCAGGCAATCCTTCTGCTTTCAAGTCAAAGTGGAGCATGGCCGCATTGCTCATGCAGATGACCATGTATCCCACGTTAAGATAGCCATGGTGGTCCAGGGCGTAGTGGGGAAAAAAGTTGGCGCCTAGATGGCGTTCACGAATCGGTTTTCCGGCGATAATGGATTCGTCGTTCGCATCGGCCTCAACGCTGACCCCGTTGATCAGGAATCGGTGGGCTTTCTCTTGCCAGGCTCCAGCGTCAGGATGGTCCGGATACATTGCCGCCGCGCGCCAGAGATGCGCGCCATTCCAGAGGTTAGACTCCGGATCGTTCCCTTCGCTCGCCCATTTTTCTGCCCAAATCCCTTTGCGCCCGCCGCGATGGTAGGAATTCAGAATCCAGTCGGCTTCGCTGCAGAGAACACCCCGCATGGATGATTGGTCCTCGTCGGAGAGCCAAGGTTTGAGGAGGTGCCAGGCGAACATCATCCTCTCGGTCCCGAGGGCACTAATCCAGGTGAGGCCCCATTGGTCTCCGTCGGTACAGGAGAGCTGGCCGGACTTATGGCTGGCGAGGTTGAAGCGGAGTGCCGCCAGAGCGCGCTCGCGGGCCCAATCCGGATCGCATCCCGGAATCTCCGTGCCGAAGACTGCGAGGGTGGCGAGAGCTCCTGCGTACTTTTGCTGGGTTTGCGTTCCCCAGCCATCGTAGCCTGTGCCGTAAACGCCCAGCGAAGGATGGTTGGGCAATGTGCTCCAATCATTTTCGGCGGACTTGGACCACTCGTGAAGCAGATGGAGGGCTCTCTGCCGAGCTGTGTGGTGAGTGGGAAGAGAGGGGGAGGTGTTCATGGCTTCAGGTGGAAGCTGTGTGGGCAAGAAGTGGGTTCAGTGTTTTGATCACGCAACTCGCCTGTAGTTTTTGGCCTTCTTCGCCGAAATGGGTGGCGTCTTCACTGTAGAGATCAGAACGATCCGCCATCAAGGAATAGAGGTCACTGACTGGCAGGCCTTCTTCTTGGGCAAGATCGCGGAGGATTCCGTTGCGAGCAACCACCCGAGGGTTGGTTTCGCGGAGGGTGGAGAGGTCCCCCTTGGTACGGATGGGAGTTGAGGTGGCCAGAGCCCAAGAGGCATGCGGTGTCAATTCGCGGAGATGGGCGACGGCCTTTGTCAGGTGTTCCCGGTATTCTTCTTCCGAATAGCCAAATCCATGGAGACCATTGTTGAAGTGGATGATGTCGAAATCGGTGTGACGGAGGGGCAGGCTGAGCTCATCGAGGAAGGCTGGGTCCGCGGGGAATCGGGAAGTACAGGCCCAGGCAATGGAAGCCTGGTCTCCGACGATCTCGGCAACTTTGGGGCCATATCCGTTGGTGATGGAGTCTCCGATCAGGAGGACCCGCGGACGTTCCAGTTCAGCCTGGTCCGAGTCGGGGACCCAAATGCGCAGCCACTCGATTTTTTCTCGAATGGGAATGTAGGGGTTTTTCATGACGGATCTCCAGTAGACTCCGATCCGGTGTCAGGGGTCAAGCTCCGGGAGTTGCAACTTCTTCTACGGTTGAGGCCATGACCGAGTTTCCTCGTTTTTGCGCCCAAGAAAGTAGGCGGGAGGGATCTCCTCCCCAGAGTCCGGGGTGATAGCTTTCTAGTGTCTCAGGTTCTCCGTCTAGCTCGAGTTTAATTACGGAGAAGAGCGGATGCGGTTGTTTCTCGGGAAGACCTGAAATGAGGATTCCGTATGAGTCCCGCTCGATGGAGAGGGGGCGGCGGTCTCCAAGAAGGGTTGCTTGTTTCACGCCAGTCGCGAGACCTTGTAGGCGCAACTCCTTTCCGGGCCAGAAGCGAATGATGAGGTAGACCGTGTTTCCCCGGCGGCATTCCCGACCGAAGAGCACGCATTCTCCTACGTCAACCGGCTCGGTTCCGTAGACGGCCTCTCCGTTGACCTTGAGCCAGTCACCAATCGCGTTGCTGCGGTTGATAAAATCTTGAGGAATGCGCCCTCCCGAATCGGGACCTACATTGAGCAGCAGATTTCCTCCTTTGCTGGAGGCTTCGGTCAGCATATCAAGAATGTGTTCGGCGCTGCGCCAGCGCTCTCCCGGCGTGTGGGACCAGAGGCGCCAAGTGCTTACCTGGCAGGTTTCCCAGAGCTTGCCGGGAACGGCTTGGATGCGGTGCTCCGGAGTTCCAAAGTCACCGCCTTCGTCCTCGTTGGCACCAAACTCGTCGGAGTTCTCGCTCTCCGGAGCGCGGTAGCCGAGCCGATTGTTGACGAGGATTCCCGGCTGCAGGCGTTTGATCTCGGAAACGAGTTCGGCGCTTCTCCAATCTTTGGCGCTGCCCGGCCAGACTCCGTCGAACCAAAGAATGTCGATCTTGCCGTAGCGGGTCATTAGTTCGCGAACTTGTTCGTGGGCGTATTCCCGGATCTGAGCCCATCCTTCCGGGTCTTTCTCCGGTCCGGCAAAAAGGGCGGGAAGGCGAAAGTCGCTCCAGGAAAAGTAGAGGCCGACCTTCAGGCCAGC is a genomic window of Puniceicoccus vermicola containing:
- a CDS encoding SGNH/GDSL hydrolase family protein, which gives rise to MKNPYIPIREKIEWLRIWVPDSDQAELERPRVLLIGDSITNGYGPKVAEIVGDQASIAWACTSRFPADPAFLDELSLPLRHTDFDIIHFNNGLHGFGYSEEEYREHLTKAVAHLRELTPHASWALATSTPIRTKGDLSTLRETNPRVVARNGILRDLAQEEGLPVSDLYSLMADRSDLYSEDATHFGEEGQKLQASCVIKTLNPLLAHTAST
- a CDS encoding alpha-L-fucosidase; this translates as MKIETPSNSWFRQATYGLFLHWGPYSQHGRGEQVLMRELLNQEEYAEQACRWNPQHFDANEWAKVAVDGGFRYAVLTTRHHDGYCLWDTDTTDYSSAQQAPKKDYVREYTDAFRAAGLKVGLYFSWSDFRLPALFAGPEKDPEGWAQIREYAHEQVRELMTRYGKIDILWFDGVWPGSAKDWRSAELVSEIKRLQPGILVNNRLGYRAPESENSDEFGANEDEGGDFGTPEHRIQAVPGKLWETCQVSTWRLWSHTPGERWRSAEHILDMLTEASSKGGNLLLNVGPDSGGRIPQDFINRSNAIGDWLKVNGEAVYGTEPVDVGECVLFGRECRRGNTVYLIIRFWPGKELRLQGLATGVKQATLLGDRRPLSIERDSYGILISGLPEKQPHPLFSVIKLELDGEPETLESYHPGLWGGDPSRLLSWAQKRGNSVMASTVEEVATPGA